One window of Thermacetogenium phaeum DSM 12270 genomic DNA carries:
- a CDS encoding SHOCT domain-containing protein — MIEAANHLPYNPQETNYTKITQEEIQREVDYWRAYKILQRMLKAGLISEEEFNKIDKLNRKTFSPMYAQLMA; from the coding sequence ATGATAGAGGCGGCTAATCATTTACCATATAACCCGCAGGAAACGAACTATACAAAGATAACACAGGAGGAAATTCAAAGAGAGGTTGATTACTGGCGGGCATACAAAATTCTGCAGAGGATGCTTAAGGCGGGACTGATTTCAGAAGAAGAATTCAACAAAATCGACAAGTTGAACCGCAAAACTTTCTCGCCGATGTATGCACAGCTTATGGCCTAA
- a CDS encoding N-acetylmuramoyl-L-alanine amidase, with amino-acid sequence MKLFTKYMTRNDCYTAGRKITPKGIMVHSTAVPGVMAADWFSRWNKSYKAGETNRQVCVHAFVDDKEIWQYLPWDHRGWHAGGAANNTHIGFEICEPAGFSYKSGSVMVGYDTAKQEAYFRKAWQNAVELCVMLCKKYGLNENDIICHSEGYKLGIASNHADVMHWFPKHGENMDTFRKAVKKALENSTDTNTDIGIGDMVEFKDSVKNYYPGSVEVPTWVKNDYYHRVTQTLYKGKPVIKGGKECVLLGKKVKKSGGQEIAGINTWVAKENLVIVNSIPDNKGNRTYTVQKGDTLWRIAEKELGRGTRYPEIKKLNGLTSDTIYPGQVLKLPE; translated from the coding sequence ATGAAGCTTTTTACTAAATACATGACGCGAAACGATTGCTATACAGCAGGCCGCAAAATCACGCCTAAAGGAATCATGGTACATTCGACGGCTGTGCCGGGTGTAATGGCGGCCGACTGGTTTAGCCGCTGGAACAAATCCTATAAAGCCGGCGAAACAAATAGGCAGGTATGTGTACATGCTTTTGTAGACGATAAAGAGATTTGGCAATACCTGCCTTGGGATCATCGCGGGTGGCATGCGGGAGGAGCAGCCAACAATACCCATATTGGCTTTGAAATCTGTGAGCCTGCTGGGTTTTCGTATAAATCCGGGTCGGTAATGGTCGGCTATGATACAGCTAAGCAGGAGGCCTACTTCCGAAAAGCGTGGCAGAATGCGGTTGAACTCTGCGTTATGCTCTGCAAGAAGTACGGTCTTAATGAGAATGACATCATCTGCCACTCCGAGGGATATAAGCTCGGTATTGCCAGCAACCATGCTGATGTGATGCACTGGTTTCCCAAGCATGGTGAGAATATGGATACTTTCCGTAAAGCAGTAAAAAAAGCGCTGGAGAACAGTACAGATACCAATACTGATATTGGAATTGGAGATATGGTGGAGTTTAAGGACAGTGTAAAGAATTACTACCCCGGCAGTGTGGAAGTTCCAACGTGGGTCAAAAATGACTATTACCACAGGGTCACACAGACTTTATACAAAGGCAAGCCGGTCATAAAAGGCGGCAAAGAATGTGTATTGCTTGGCAAAAAGGTTAAGAAATCCGGCGGTCAAGAGATTGCAGGCATAAACACTTGGGTAGCAAAAGAAAACCTTGTAATTGTAAACAGCATTCCTGATAACAAGGGCAATAGAACCTATACAGTGCAAAAAGGCGACACCTTATGGAGAATAGCAGAAAAAGAACTCGGTAGAGGAACAAGATATCCGGAGATTAAGAAACTCAATGGCCTGACTTCAGATACTATTTACCCCGGACAAGTTCTCAAATTGCCGGAATAA
- a CDS encoding phage holin family protein, giving the protein MKTVWNWIQAVFTAIGGFLGWFLGGLDGFLYALVAFVTIDYVTGVMCAVVDRKLSSEIGAKGIFKKVLIFVLVGVGHIIDSQVLGNGGAIRTAVIFFYLSNEGVSILENAAHIGLPIPEKLKNALEQLHGRSNEEDEKK; this is encoded by the coding sequence ATGAAAACAGTATGGAACTGGATACAGGCGGTTTTTACTGCTATTGGCGGATTTCTTGGCTGGTTTCTTGGAGGGCTGGATGGATTTTTATATGCTCTCGTCGCTTTTGTAACTATTGACTATGTGACCGGAGTGATGTGTGCCGTTGTAGACAGAAAGCTTTCGAGTGAAATCGGGGCCAAGGGCATCTTTAAGAAGGTACTTATTTTTGTACTTGTGGGTGTGGGACACATAATCGACAGCCAGGTGCTCGGCAATGGCGGGGCAATCCGGACAGCGGTGATTTTCTTTTACCTAAGTAATGAAGGAGTTTCAATTCTTGAGAATGCAGCACATATAGGACTGCCCATTCCTGAAAAGCTGAAGAACGCATTGGAACAACTGCATGGCCGCTCAAATGAGGAGGATGAAAAGAAATGA
- a CDS encoding polysaccharide deacetylase family protein, translating to MQDKAWYIPVLAYHEIGTEQWYYNTPEQFAWHIKWLYENGYKAIHIKDYVDYWKGLLDENDLPAKPVLIVFDDARAGVYRYAYPVLKQYNMPFTVFVIGGSVEKQDFMTFAQLKDMVESGLCTLGSHSYGLHYFDLDDAEGNSESAFACRLWQDNGIYAYLNQGENYPLSQYWALPIAGTGKSPSGELFPIESYVGFYADKTMTVNRILLKFATHLPTETCYDLVVRVSIGGKTGAAGIAGETVVAENWHPKQEPLDLYDASLGISWPVGRYDIIRFDQPYTVQAGNWYNLRFFTKNISDKQQELRLFMDPSLFNVENCATNSYESDYDRVGSWAIHHGLPMLILSDGTGSKENENAYIARIDADTARLKRTIEEYAGDCVSFERQDPIENIETPNSSIAMPLFGASWTETEDILDPVTGEKIGESPAGSFEKVETCLKVVFDRSFTTRKLVFNPAMPFGIGYVALCDVYIGDWNEGVPGNFTLLRKGFTPNQKWREIHTLEIEFDDQKTCFIQAGHEYCLKFITRNSARNEGGEVEGVFCISGRYDPESSEATGFWNSRAAGGVKEAAVNPDLWFVSEESSYPEGAYIPPVWTLAFPFGANNETLRGNQSSHNMEAMFTIQAGVLDTRQNHNPAAITAMDEIPRVMMLNDALMPPFADLIKLHTFEMFCPQKPKPPLSIYGYVINREWGCYSLRENKDIIDIAIFDGYNFTGDLNLAGDINPDKTWWQSMGKPAYAVFGNYGENGWDPDIASQVFLNPQVSIQAIADTLINEGWDGVCIDFEEVKETDREAASAWFKELAQKLHTGMGKCYELMVAAPYPYSGDSQWDAWFDYCEIAKWADKISPMTYLDHGPWTKPGPITNLEKFKRRYMTLLKLIPRHKLVGGIGLFGCLWSEEMTAEQNLLELATWIAGRRILLPEKDYEDKQWKAKSTDGETWFAAGDTIGELLEWLHEKKIRSIVLWKLDDDDFSFWKKGKRINVYRPNFKLRKMG from the coding sequence CCGCTATGCTTATCCGGTATTAAAGCAATATAACATGCCTTTTACGGTGTTTGTTATCGGTGGCTCTGTTGAAAAACAGGATTTTATGACCTTTGCCCAGCTTAAAGATATGGTTGAAAGCGGGCTCTGTACTCTGGGCAGCCATTCATACGGGCTTCACTATTTTGACCTGGATGATGCGGAAGGGAACAGTGAAAGCGCTTTTGCTTGCCGCCTTTGGCAGGATAATGGCATATATGCGTATTTAAATCAAGGGGAAAACTATCCTCTTTCACAATACTGGGCCCTGCCCATTGCTGGTACCGGAAAAAGTCCAAGCGGTGAGCTTTTCCCCATAGAAAGTTATGTTGGATTTTATGCAGACAAGACAATGACTGTTAACCGAATCCTCTTAAAATTTGCCACACATCTTCCTACTGAAACTTGTTATGATCTTGTAGTGCGGGTGAGCATCGGAGGAAAGACAGGTGCTGCCGGGATAGCAGGTGAAACAGTAGTAGCGGAAAATTGGCATCCAAAGCAGGAACCGTTGGACCTTTACGATGCGAGCCTCGGCATTTCCTGGCCGGTAGGAAGGTACGATATCATCCGTTTTGACCAGCCTTATACTGTTCAAGCGGGGAATTGGTATAACCTGCGATTTTTTACTAAAAACATTTCTGACAAACAGCAGGAGCTGCGTCTCTTTATGGACCCTAGCCTGTTTAATGTGGAAAACTGTGCTACCAACAGTTACGAGAGTGATTATGACAGGGTAGGATCATGGGCAATACATCATGGACTTCCAATGCTTATACTTTCAGACGGTACTGGAAGTAAAGAAAATGAAAATGCGTATATTGCCAGAATCGATGCGGATACAGCGAGGCTGAAAAGGACGATTGAAGAATACGCAGGGGATTGTGTTTCGTTTGAAAGGCAGGATCCTATTGAAAATATTGAAACCCCTAATAGTTCAATTGCTATGCCGCTTTTTGGCGCTTCCTGGACAGAAACGGAGGATATTCTTGACCCGGTAACCGGAGAGAAAATCGGGGAAAGCCCGGCTGGCAGCTTTGAAAAGGTGGAAACCTGCTTAAAAGTAGTATTTGATAGAAGCTTTACCACTAGGAAGCTTGTTTTTAATCCAGCTATGCCCTTTGGCATTGGCTATGTAGCCTTGTGTGACGTATATATCGGCGACTGGAACGAAGGCGTTCCTGGCAATTTTACTCTGTTAAGAAAGGGCTTTACTCCTAACCAGAAATGGCGGGAAATTCACACACTGGAAATAGAATTTGATGATCAGAAAACCTGTTTTATTCAGGCAGGACATGAATACTGCCTTAAGTTTATCACTCGAAACAGCGCTAGGAATGAAGGCGGGGAGGTAGAAGGGGTATTTTGCATTTCCGGGAGATATGATCCTGAAAGTTCAGAGGCAACAGGTTTTTGGAACAGCAGGGCGGCCGGTGGAGTCAAGGAGGCGGCGGTCAATCCCGACCTGTGGTTTGTGAGCGAAGAGAGCAGCTACCCGGAAGGGGCATATATCCCGCCGGTATGGACGTTGGCTTTTCCTTTCGGGGCCAATAATGAAACATTGAGAGGGAATCAAAGTAGCCACAACATGGAGGCCATGTTTACCATCCAGGCAGGAGTGCTTGATACCCGCCAGAACCACAACCCCGCTGCCATCACTGCCATGGATGAAATTCCCCGCGTGATGATGTTAAACGATGCTCTGATGCCGCCTTTTGCTGACCTGATTAAACTCCATACCTTTGAAATGTTCTGCCCTCAAAAACCCAAGCCCCCACTTTCCATATACGGCTATGTAATAAACCGGGAATGGGGCTGCTATTCCTTGCGGGAAAACAAAGACATTATTGATATAGCTATATTTGACGGATATAACTTTACAGGGGATTTAAATTTGGCAGGGGATATAAACCCGGACAAGACATGGTGGCAGAGCATGGGTAAACCGGCTTATGCTGTATTTGGAAATTACGGAGAGAATGGTTGGGATCCGGATATAGCATCGCAGGTTTTTTTAAATCCTCAAGTAAGTATACAGGCTATAGCAGATACCCTTATCAATGAAGGCTGGGATGGAGTGTGTATCGATTTTGAGGAAGTAAAAGAGACAGACAGGGAAGCTGCAAGCGCATGGTTTAAGGAGCTGGCTCAAAAACTCCATACTGGCATGGGCAAATGCTATGAACTGATGGTGGCAGCACCTTATCCTTATTCCGGTGACAGCCAGTGGGATGCATGGTTTGATTACTGCGAAATAGCAAAGTGGGCGGATAAAATATCTCCCATGACCTATCTTGACCATGGGCCTTGGACTAAACCCGGGCCTATTACGAATTTAGAAAAATTCAAGCGTCGGTATATGACGCTCCTGAAACTTATTCCAAGGCATAAGCTCGTAGGCGGCATTGGGCTGTTCGGTTGTTTGTGGAGTGAGGAGATGACGGCAGAGCAGAATCTGTTGGAGCTTGCAACATGGATCGCAGGAAGAAGAATACTTTTGCCGGAGAAAGACTACGAGGACAAGCAGTGGAAAGCTAAGAGCACCGATGGAGAAACATGGTTTGCTGCTGGGGATACAATAGGCGAATTGCTGGAATGGCTTCATGAAAAGAAAATACGGAGCATCGTCCTGTGGAAGCTGGACGATGACGATTTTTCGTTCTGGAAGAAGGGGAAAAGGATAAACGTCTACAGGCCTAATTTCAAGTTAAGGAAGATGGGATAA